The Microcoleus sp. FACHB-831 genome has a window encoding:
- a CDS encoding GNAT family N-acetyltransferase, giving the protein MTDNDKHEAEYSNHSSVFVRDLEIDDLAPVYHLGESVFTSDLYPYLYRTWDEWEVIGLYNTDPEYCLVAQIDEQLAGFILGTVISKASWTYGYIMWLGVSPNFQRRGVGDKLVDKLVERMIEDGVRFMLVDTDPANIPAVKFFSRKGFGNTRQHIFLSMNLSKHDYYGRLISYEREKAERAAYKRSRRRPSAQPQGIASEAATKVMVTETPLPPVEPPSIPPIS; this is encoded by the coding sequence ATGACCGACAATGATAAACACGAGGCAGAATACTCCAATCACAGCTCTGTTTTTGTCCGAGACTTGGAGATTGACGACCTCGCGCCAGTTTACCATTTGGGCGAATCTGTATTTACCAGCGATTTGTACCCTTATTTGTATAGAACGTGGGATGAATGGGAGGTAATTGGACTTTACAATACAGACCCAGAATATTGTCTTGTTGCCCAAATAGACGAACAACTAGCAGGCTTCATTTTAGGAACAGTTATTAGTAAGGCATCTTGGACTTATGGTTACATAATGTGGCTGGGAGTTAGCCCTAATTTTCAGCGCCGAGGGGTAGGAGATAAGCTGGTAGATAAGTTAGTGGAAAGAATGATCGAAGACGGGGTGAGATTCATGCTTGTTGATACCGATCCTGCAAATATTCCAGCAGTAAAGTTTTTTAGCCGCAAAGGTTTTGGCAATACCCGTCAGCACATTTTCTTGTCGATGAACTTGAGCAAGCACGATTATTATGGGAGACTAATTTCTTACGAGCGTGAAAAAGCTGAGAGGGCTGCTTATAAGCGATCGCGCCGTCGTCCTTCTGCACAACCCCAAGGAATTGCCAGCGAAGCGGCTACTAAAGTAATGGTTACTGAAACCCCCCTACCACCTGTCGAACCTCCGAGTATACCGCCCATCTCCTGA
- a CDS encoding PD-(D/E)XK nuclease family protein, which yields MNSLTEIPAKTTLTRLSQSQLNLLETCPRKFQHIYFDQLGSPISPEQQEKQNWGSRFHLIMQQRELGLPVESLIQEDAQLQSCVTALFSSAPEIFRTIPGTFREAEHCRTLNFQGYLLTVIYDLLIEETQSSQILDWKTYPKPKKRQHLEHDWQTRLYLYVLAETSDYLPEQISMTYWFVQSQPEPQSLKFNYNSTQHEQTQRDLSSLVTKLTGWLRRYEQTGENFPQVAEDSRYCGNCSFAVRCDRDRESAAEAVNLNLLSTLDNIQEVSL from the coding sequence ATGAACAGCCTAACTGAAATTCCAGCGAAAACAACTCTCACTCGCTTGTCTCAAAGTCAGCTAAATTTACTAGAAACTTGTCCTAGAAAATTTCAACATATATATTTCGATCAGCTAGGTTCACCCATCAGCCCAGAACAACAAGAAAAGCAAAATTGGGGCAGTCGTTTTCACTTGATAATGCAGCAGCGCGAGTTGGGATTGCCAGTAGAATCCCTAATTCAGGAAGACGCCCAGCTACAAAGCTGCGTGACGGCGCTGTTTAGTTCAGCGCCAGAAATTTTTAGAACAATTCCTGGGACTTTCCGCGAAGCGGAACATTGTCGAACTTTAAATTTTCAGGGCTATTTGCTGACAGTTATTTATGACTTGTTGATTGAAGAAACCCAAAGTTCTCAAATTTTGGATTGGAAAACGTATCCTAAACCCAAAAAAAGACAACATTTAGAACATGATTGGCAAACTCGTCTATATTTGTACGTGTTAGCTGAAACTAGCGATTATTTGCCCGAACAAATTTCGATGACTTACTGGTTTGTCCAGTCTCAACCTGAGCCACAAAGCTTAAAATTTAACTACAATTCTACACAGCACGAGCAAACGCAACGGGATTTAAGTAGTTTGGTAACTAAGTTAACAGGTTGGCTGCGACGCTACGAACAGACAGGCGAAAACTTTCCGCAAGTAGCAGAAGATTCTCGTTATTGTGGAAACTGTAGCTTTGCAGTTCGCTGCGATCGCGATCGCGAATCAGCAGCAGAAGCTGTTAATCTAAATTTGCTCTCAACTTTAGATAACATTCAAGAAGTATCCTTGTAG